From Pyxicephalus adspersus chromosome 7, UCB_Pads_2.0, whole genome shotgun sequence, a single genomic window includes:
- the LOC140334465 gene encoding uncharacterized protein, protein MLLLIAITNLILLDSWCHGDLIAHIHMGNVSGSVTIDIKTWTLRTNLSGVCDPSIVSIHEFPVIYGASQDPCDIEHIGQSRYEVFLQGLAQVAVDRNMRYDGRSLVLNTCGQQTCVNLETSSQSSWKAIVQSFVISQVFFLQPSHLRPITASVELALLEGMATLNASLFFSETCQVNNVRILGSVKVGHHQKFARSRLELTITEVMPYLVIKYLEKWACAEVRSIQPKEASAQFSIRGINGSFHFKQESPFHPTQLTIHLWRLRGLAGQYRIHSLPILACKQSDCDQCAAANTGNLWNPLSVGAATPRCGHSSWPIGELSGRHGSLQGHDTFIAVLNDCNLPLYGNNSVIGRSVLISKVSGEPWACSTINMEGEVVTAFASFRKGVVGRIIFQQAPGDPYNDLSVYIELSLVSDNVTQNHNWHIHEFPLLTESEGCASAGGHFNPYNVSTGGNYSQECKPTNPLRCEAGDYAGKHAPITLFAPSPARYLFTDSSTSLTGPKSIIGKSIVIHGPKGVTPRVACANILLHPGFEGRTGLWFGSGIANGELKASQVSEFFPTELGINFYGLKGLAGGFHIHQLPVTGESENPCSDNLIRGHFNPFHVNISSSPAVGNGTHDEYEVGDISGRHSSLLNLDNRTGQFRDMNFPLYGPRSVLGRSLVIHYANGSRMHCATFQHQLSSGGEWVRVTAEFSGNIQGRISLSQIVYPDGGSSDTTIMVDLMPVSLNKSFSWSIRTGDNTYNPYETPNQGGDWSWCHPQVPQHCRVGDLVGKHGPISPGTRLLLTDTNLPLSGDFTVVRRNLTLTWDSMEVSSQLLPDVPITSLRFQRFTPFNRSAMMDAVSGALRVPPWKVMVLAQTEEESSCQRVEFFIIGFKDSAALNALQAQEWLGPFCTSDHCCPGLVPSRSTVPGIFYPLFLLIGCLVLARF, encoded by the exons ATGCTTCTTCTCATCGCCATCACCAATCTCATTCTTCTTG ATTCATGGTGTCACGGTGATCTCATTGCCCATATCCACATGGGGAACGTGTCTGGTTCTGTAACAATAGACATAAAAACGTGGACTCTCAGGACCAATCTGTCGGGTGTGTGTGATCCTTCCATTGTCTCCATACATGAGTTTCCAGTGATCTATGGAGCATCTCAGGATCCTTGTGATATTGAACACATTGGTCAGTCCCGCTATGAAGTCTTTCTCCAAGGGCTGGCACAGGTTGCAGTTGATAGAAATATGAGGTATGATGGGCGCTCCTTAGTTTTAAATACCTGTGGTCAGCAAACGTGTGTGAATCTGGAGACGAGCTCTCAAAGTTCCTGGAAAGCCATTGTCCAGTCCTTCGTTATAAGTCAAGTGTTTTTCCTGCAGCCATCACATTTGCGGCCAATCACAGCTTCGGTTGAGTTAGCATTGCTGGAAGGAATGGCCACACTCAATGCTTCTCTCTTCTTCTCAGAAACCTGCCAGGTGAATAATGTCCGGATTCTAGGAAGTGTTAAAGTTGGACATCACCAAAAGTTTGCCAGGTCTCGCCTTGAGCTGACTATTACTGAAGTGATGCCCTATCTTGTGATAAAATACCTTGAGAAATGGGCATGTGCAGAGGTGAGGTCCATACAACCTAAGGAAGCTTCAGCACAATTCAGCATAAGAGGCATCAATGGATCCTTTCATTTTAAACAAGAGTCACCATTCCACCCAACTCAACTTACCATACACTTGTGGAGGCTTCGGGGACTTGCTGGTCAGTACAGGATTCACTCTTTACCCATCCTGGCTTGCAAGCAGTCAGATTGTGATCAGTGTGCTGCAGCAAATACAGGAAATCTCTGGAATCCATTGTCAGTAGGTGCAGCAACACCCCGTTGTGGCCACAGTTCATGGCCAATTGGAGAGCTGAGTGGGCGTCATGGATCTCTTCAGGGTCATGACACATTTATTGCTGTTCTAAATGACTGCAATCTTCCACTTTATGGCAATAATAGTGTTATTGGCCGTTCTGTCCTTATTTCAAAGGTAAGCGGGGAACCGTGGGCCTGCAGTACTATTAATATGGAGGGAGAAGTTGTTACTGCGTTTGCGTCTTTCCGTAAGGGTGTAGTTGGCAGGATAATATTCCAACAGGCACCAGGTGACCCCTACAATGACCTCAGTGTATATATTGAGCTCTCTCTTGTCTCAGACAACGTTACCCAAAACCATAACTGGCACATTCATGAATTTCCCCTCCTAACAGAGTCTGAAGGCTGTGCCAGTGCTGGAGGACATTTTAACCCATATAATGTATCCACTGGTGGGAACTACAGCCAGGAGTGCAAACCAACAAACCCTCTGCGATGTGAGGCTGGAGACTATGCCGGGAAACATGCCCCAATTACCCTCTTTGCCCCCTCTCCAGCTCGGTATTTGTTTACTGACTCTTCAACATCACTTACAGGACCGAAGTCCATCATTGGAAAGTCTATAGTCATCCATGGGCCTAAAGGAGTGACACCACGTGTGGCCTGTGCCAATATCCTTCTCCACCCAGGTTTTGAAGGCAGAACTGGGCTTTGGTTTGGTTCTGGCATTGCCAACGGAGAACTTAAAGCTTCTCAGGTTTCTGAATTCTTCCCTACAGAGCTTGGCATCAATTTCTATGGACTGAAAGGTCTTGCTGGTGGCTTCCACATCCATCAGCTGCCAGTGACCGGAGAGTCCGAAAACCCGTGTTCAGATAATCTTATCCGGGGTCACTTTAACCCTTTCCATGTAAATATTTCCAGCTCTCCAGCTGTTGGTAATGGGACACACGATGAATATGAGGTGGGAGATATCAGTGGAAGGCACAGCTCCTTACTAAACCTGGACAATAGGACTGGACAATTCAGAGACATGAACTTCCCTCTGTATGGTCCTCGCAGTGTGCTTGGCCGGTCCTTGGTTATTCACTATGCCAACGGGTCCAG AATGCATTGTGCCACCTTCCAGCATCAACTGTCCTCAGGTGGTGAGTGGGTGCGGGTCACAGCAGAGTTTTCGGGAAATATCCAAGGAAGGATTTCACTG AGTCAGATTGTGTACCCAGATGGAGGATCCAGTGACACCACCATCATGGTGGATCTGATGCCAGTCTCCCTGAACAAG AGCTTCAGCTGGTCAATCCGCACCGGAGACAATACGTACAATCCGTATGAAACGCCCAACCAG GGAGGGGACTGGTCGTGGTGCCATCCCCAGGTGCCCCAGCATTGCAGAGTTGGTGATCTGGTAGGAAAACATGGACCCATATCTCCAGGAACCCGCCTGCTGCTCACCGACACCAACTTACCTTTGAGTGGAGACTTCACAG TTGTTAGGAGGAATTTGACCCTGACATGGGACTCCATGGAAGTGTCCTCACAGCTCCTTCCAGATGTCCCCATCACATCCCTCCGATTCCAAAGATTCACACCCTTCAATAG GTCAGCCATGATGGACGCAGTGTCAGGAGCGTTGCGTGTTCCTCCCTGGAAAGTGATGGTATTAGCGCAGACCGAGGAGGAAAGCTCCTGTCAGCGAGTGGAATTCTTCATCATCG